TGAGCGAGAGTCCTGAGGGGGCTTGTGGATCTCAAGAGTCTGGAATTTGCCCTGCTGGGGACTCACAAGAGCCGGGGGAAGGACAGAACAGTAGAACTGAGGTGGAGCTGGCTAGGGAAGGACAGCACTGTGAGGAGAGCCAACATAGACAGAGCACACAAGCCTCCAGAGGACAGGTAGGGgccagggctcagacccatggtCAGGATATTGGCCAGGATAGACAGTCTGAGTCtcagagacaagagagagagagtttgcagACACAAGCTGGGGAATGTACACAGGAGACCCAGAGAgtgggagaagacaagagccacCAGACCagggagagggagtcagagagacAGTCGCAGGCCAGGGAACAGGATAGAGCCCACCAGACAAGTGAAACAGTGACTGGAACTGGAACTCAGACCCAGACAGATACCACCCAGACTGTGGAGGAAGACAGGAGCAGTCAGATAGGAAGCCCTGGTACCCAGCCACAGGAGTCCACCCATGGCCAGACCAGAGGGACTGAGGTCCAGGGTCAAGATAGGAGTCAGACAAGCCAGATAGTGGCAGGAGAACATGTTCAGACACCAGGAGGTGTCACCCAGACCATGGAGCAGGACAGGAGTGGTCAGATAGGAAGccctggcacccagccacaggaGTCCACCCATGGCCAGACCCGAGGAACTGAGGTCCAGGGTCAAGATAGGAGCCAGACAAGCCAAGTGGTGACAGGAGGGCACATTCAAACACAGGCAGGATCACAAACCCAGACACACACCCGGACCATGGAGCAGGGCAAGAGCCAGTCTGCAAGCCACGCAGGGGATAGAGATGAGGGACAGATTCAAAGGCAGTCAGGCAGTGGTCAAAGATGGACACAAGTGAGCCACTATgaagcaggagaggcagagatgggaggacAGGCCCAGGCTGGGGCAAGCACTCTGACAGGGAGACAGGACTGGAGCAGCACTCAACCAAGGTGTAGTGTGACAGGCGGgcagggagagagcgaatccacTGTGGTTACCCAAGAGTGGGTGGATGACCACACAAGGGATACAGCAATCCCAAGGCAGGACCAGGGTAGCCTGCATTCTGGCATGCTTCCAGCCCAGGGCCCAGACACAGCCCAGCCAGAAGGAAAGTGAGGCCTCACAGCCAGGGGGCTATATTCCTACTTCAAAAGCAATAAGCCATGAGTGTCCCAGCCCCAGACTCCAGTGCCCAGTACCAGAAGAAGACAACTGCAGAGGGGTTGGCTTGTCCTGCGTTGGCCAGTCCAGTTGGCATGTCAGCTCTTTATCATGGTGTTTCTCTTAGGTCTTTCTCAGTGAGACCATTTCTGCAAGTTGCTTTCTATCCTAAATTCCTCTCTCATCTGCTCCACTGTGCAGACCCCTCAGGAACAGGAAAACACAGAGCCAATCACTCATTTATGCCAGATTCTCCTCAGCTTGTGGGGCTTTTCATAGCTATTTTTGTCTCTTCCATCTGTCCATTGCCCCATATATCCTAATGCACCAATAAAACCTTCCTAAGCAACTGGGCTCTCTGTCCCTTTCAATCACTATTGACATGATGGGTTAAGGCTACAGGGCTATGATAATGAACTAGACATGGCCCCTACCCTTGAAGAGCATCCGGTTGGGAAAAGAGTGCATGAGATTCCAAGAGTTATAAAAGTGTCAAGAGAGAAGAtatcatatttttatactttgcaGACAGGGATCAGAAAAGTTTTCAACCAGAAGAGGTTTTTCGCAATGCCCTTAAAAGACAAGCAGGATTTAGGGAAggacggagggagggaaggaggtaacACTCTAATTCTAGAATGTTAAGTCTCTGTTCACCTGTAAGGTCACATAAGAAGGCCAACTTAAGGTCACCAATAAATGGAAGAAGGCCAGTGGGGACTATGTAGGGGAGAAGGCATGTGTTACCAGGAACTGAGCCAGAAGACAGAGCCCCAGAAACTCCTCTGTGTCAGCTCTGACCTCTCATTATGTTTCATCAGCTAGATATAAACAAGTTATCTGGTAGAAACTCTTAACTATGgtttattataataataacttcagaactagtttttaaaatatagatttatcTGCCTAACTGCAGAAATGCTGAGTCCACAGGTTTTGAGTGGGGCTTATGAAAACTGTGTAAAAGCTTTGTAAGGGGACTCCTGCTTCTGGCATTGTGGCAAACTAGATACTCTGAAGGGCTTTCCACAACAAAATAACTAGATCATGCATAAGGCATATTTTCCATTGCATTTTGGTTTATAGGAAGTAAGGGCAATCTCCGAAGAGAAAACAATATGTGTTAACAACCCTTAGtcgggaggagttaagatggaaGAGTAGCAGGGAGATCCTATActtgcctcatccctcaaacacagctagatattTATCagatcattctgaacacccaagaaatctgaggactgagagaacaaactgcacaactggagagagaggagaggccacATCATGGAAGTAAGGAGGTGCAGACACataatttgggggagaaaagaactgTAGGTGCTGTGGAGGGGTGGGAGCCCTAAAcatggaaagaagagagaaacagagagaacattgcacaagaaaaacacttcatCAAAATCATTGATAGgtaaaatgagaggggctgagtAGTTACAGGCAGCAGAGTCcaaagtctgaagtttcagaAGTCTGCACCATCATCAGGTCAAGCCTGGTGAACATAGTAGTACTCCTTTGGAAAAGGAGGGCAGAGGTCTGGGAGCAGACAGCATGATCTGAAGATACCCTGGGATCACAGTGGGAGAGACagttccccttcttggagtgtatttgggagaggtggcattgtctctctgtctctgcatttGGGAGACATGTCTCTCAGGGGACAAAAGTGCCGATGGGCACCATTGAGCTGCCCCGTTCCTTAGCATAGGAACAGAAGCACCTGTTGAAGGCAGCTAACTGAACACAGctttttgctgtgttttcttgtaAACTCCAAGCTGCTGCATGGTCATGTaactgcttttctgggacaagTAAGTACCAGCCACAGCACAGTGAAACCCTCCCCTAGAGAACCACACTGGGTCCccaaaatttggagttttgaaacccagccagtgcacctgagagaaaaaaaaaggagtactgcactgcagggcaggcagacagctgggacacagacagggtgaaggcagggatcttaGGGATGCCTGGAACACACAAGGGaagattatttgcttttccacAAGGGCTTCCTGAATAGCATCAGGGATAAACTCCCCTCTCTGGGAATGATAGAGCCAGGTGAAGACATTTTTATCCCTGTCCATCAGCACAGGTGGATCTCAGTGAGCAGCACAGCACCCAGAGTGGAGGCTTGAACCAAATACACTACATCCCACTTTATGTGCTCTGCAGGTGTTTTTTTAGTAGGGCAAGTGTGCTTGCAACAGTGAATCAGAGCAACAGTGGGCCCTTCCCCCAAAAGAATAATACCATCCCCCCACATACACCAAATCTCCTGACCATAGAGTGCTAaaaaagcttcagctctaggggaaataggatccCCAGTCTCTTATatcaagcagaccaaaacacaccaagTTAAAACTTGTCCAACAGtggacaaggtccaaacactACCCATTTAAGACAAGGTAAAACTCTTCAAATGACTcatctgagggaaagagcagccaaaacacaacatcAGAGTATacacagcacacaccagagacataTCCTGAAGCACCAAGCCCTAGACggtatatgacctcttcttaatatagccatttCTCTCAGGAACAGGAAACATGATAGGTCTTCCTAAtccacagaagacagagacccagaaaaatgccaagatggagaaaTTCATCCCAAAAGCAAACAAGAACAGGTCACAGCAAGGGATCTAATCACAacaaatataagtaatatgcctaaaccaaaatttaaaccataatcataaggatactagctggctagagaaaatcatagaagacaccagggagttccttaacacagagataaaacacCTAAAAACTAGtctggccaaaataaaaaatgctataatctagatgcaaaactgactggaggtaatgaccacaaggatggaagaagcagtgGAACGAATAACTAAGtaataagtagaaaataaaattatggaaaataatgaagctgaaaagaagagggaaataaaactATTGGATTACAAATgtagacttaaggaactcagcaactccatatGGCGTAGTAACATTCAtatcataagagtcccagaaaaagaaaagggaaagggggcagaaggtttatttgagcaaactATAGctaaaacttccctaatctgggagaggaaaaggacatccaaatccaggaggcacagagagctcccatgaaaaatttaaaaaaccaggccaacaacaagacatatcatagtaaaatatgcaaaatatagagataaggaaagaattctgaaagcagcaagggaaaagaaatccctaacctTGTAAGGAATACAAATAGGGTTtccagcagacctatccacagaaacctggcaggccagaagggaatggcatgatatactcaatgtgctaaagaggaaaaatatacaCCCGAGGTGTAtattatccagcaaggctgtcattcagaatagaaagagagataaagaaacacaaacaaacaaaactaaaggggtTCATGGCCACTAACCCAGTCCTGCAAGAAGCATTAGAGGGGACTCCTTGAgtaggaaagaaagaccaaaagcaacagactagaaaggaacatAGAAAAAACATATGCAGGTCATACAacggcactaaattcatatctatcaataatctgaatgtaaatgaactaaatgctccaatcaaaagacataaggtaccaaaatggattaaaaaacaagacccatctagacgctgcctacaagagactcatt
The sequence above is drawn from the Neofelis nebulosa isolate mNeoNeb1 chromosome 2, mNeoNeb1.pri, whole genome shotgun sequence genome and encodes:
- the CRNN gene encoding cornulin, coding for MPQLLRNINGIIEAFGRYSRMEGNCKVLTRGELKRLLEHEFADVIVKPHDPATVDEVLCLLDEDDTGTVEFKEFLVLVFKVAQACFKTLSESPEGACGSQESGICPAGDSQEPGEGQNSRTEVELAREGQHCEESQHRQSTQASRGQVGARAQTHGQDIGQDRQSESQRQERESLQTQAGECTQETQRVGEDKSHQTRERESERQSQAREQDRAHQTSETVTGTGTQTQTDTTQTVEEDRSSQIGSPGTQPQESTHGQTRGTEVQGQDRSQTSQIVAGEHVQTPGGVTQTMEQDRSGQIGSPGTQPQESTHGQTRGTEVQGQDRSQTSQVVTGGHIQTQAGSQTQTHTRTMEQGKSQSASHAGDRDEGQIQRQSGSGQRWTQVSHYEAGEAEMGGQAQAGASTLTGRQDWSSTQPRCSVTGGQGESESTVVTQEWVDDHTRDTAIPRQDQGSLHSGMLPAQGPDTAQPEGK